One Cenarchaeum symbiont of Oopsacas minuta DNA segment encodes these proteins:
- a CDS encoding putative membrane protein — translation MNNVYKIKIGIILVFSGFITSIVVDGYVSGISYLGELLFLIWIMSLLIIFVGYKKNNADKKDMRSDIKQYGSPLKKVNNNFSDMKFIAIMIILVILMTISLFYMFNEIKFQLGLTDEQKLSREKSYQAEISKKAEHVRQIKNERISFPITSEVYKILSDDELKDKLANHLAWYRGTDSVGDGLNDVIKNVLKRSCGISNAGMERVNGHIKSYYTIKIKEIQGVKYAEIVVFPEFERNNDEFQEFSIESLCVALTQFTFMTNLETGEINRKYGDKNAKIVLDRLM, via the coding sequence ATGAACAATGTATATAAAATTAAAATTGGAATTATTCTTGTATTTTCTGGATTTATTACTTCAATAGTTGTAGATGGATATGTTTCAGGAATCTCATATTTAGGGGAACTTCTATTTTTAATTTGGATTATGTCATTATTGATAATATTTGTGGGTTATAAAAAAAATAATGCAGACAAAAAAGATATGAGGTCAGATATTAAACAATACGGATCACCTCTCAAAAAAGTTAACAACAATTTTTCAGATATGAAATTTATTGCAATTATGATAATTTTGGTTATATTAATGACGATCTCACTTTTTTATATGTTTAACGAAATTAAATTTCAACTTGGTTTGACCGATGAACAAAAACTATCTAGGGAAAAATCATATCAGGCAGAAATATCAAAGAAAGCTGAACATGTCAGGCAAATAAAAAATGAACGTATTAGTTTTCCTATCACTAGTGAGGTTTACAAAATATTATCTGATGATGAACTCAAAGATAAATTAGCTAATCATTTAGCATGGTACCGTGGTACTGATAGTGTTGGAGATGGATTAAATGATGTTATAAAGAATGTATTAAAAAGAAGTTGCGGAATATCAAATGCAGGTATGGAACGAGTGAATGGTCATATCAAGTCCTATTATACTATTAAAATTAAAGAGATACAGGGAGTAAAATATGCAGAAATAGTGGTATTCCCAGAGTTTGAGAGGAATAATGATGAATTTCAAGAATTTAGTATTGAAAGCTTGTGTGTGGCATTAACACAGTTTACATTTATGACTAATCTAGAAACTGGCGAAATTAATCGTAAATATGGGGATAAAAACGCCAAAATAGTTTTAGATAGATTGATGTAG